One genomic window of Citrobacter sp. Marseille-Q6884 includes the following:
- the frdA gene encoding fumarate reductase (quinol) flavoprotein subunit, whose translation MQTFQADLAIIGAGGAGLRAAIAAAQANPNAKIALISKVYPMRSHTVAAEGGSAAVAQDHDSFDYHFHDTVAGGDWLCEQDVVDYFVHHCPTEMTQLEQWGCPWSRREDGSVNVRRFGGMKIERTWFAADKTGFHMLHTLFQTSLQFPQIQRFDEHFVLDILVDDGHARGLVAMNMMEGTLVQIRANAVVMATGGAGRVYRYNTNGGIVTGDGMGMALSHGVPLRDMEFVQYHPTGLPGSGILMTEGCRGEGGILVNKNGYRYLQDYGMGPETPLGEPKNKYMELGPRDKVSQAFWHEWRKGNTISTPRGDVVHLDLRHLGEKKLLERLPFICELAKAYVGVDPVKEPIPVRPTAHYTMGGIETDQNCETRIKGLFAVGECSSVGLHGANRLGSNSLAELVVFGRLAGEQAMERAATTGTANDAALEAQAAGVEKRLKDLVNQDGNENWSKIRDEMGLSMEEGCGIYRTPELMQKTVDKLAELQERFKRVRITDNSSVFNTDLLYTIELGHGLNVAECMAHSALARKESRGAHQRLDEGCTERDDVNFLKHTLAFRDADGTTRLDYSDVKITTLPPAKRVYGGEAEAADKKEKANG comes from the coding sequence GTGCAAACCTTTCAAGCCGATCTTGCCATTATAGGCGCCGGTGGCGCGGGATTACGTGCTGCAATTGCTGCTGCGCAAGCAAATCCCAACGCTAAAATCGCACTGATCTCAAAAGTGTACCCAATGCGCAGCCACACCGTTGCTGCCGAAGGCGGCTCTGCTGCTGTCGCGCAGGATCATGACAGCTTTGACTACCATTTTCACGATACGGTAGCGGGCGGAGACTGGCTGTGTGAGCAGGATGTCGTGGATTACTTTGTCCACCACTGCCCAACTGAAATGACGCAACTGGAACAATGGGGTTGCCCATGGAGCCGTCGTGAAGACGGTAGCGTCAACGTACGTCGCTTCGGCGGCATGAAAATTGAGCGTACCTGGTTTGCCGCGGATAAAACCGGCTTCCACATGCTGCATACGCTGTTCCAAACTTCTTTGCAGTTCCCGCAAATTCAGCGTTTTGACGAACATTTCGTTCTCGATATCCTGGTTGATGACGGTCATGCTCGCGGCCTGGTCGCAATGAACATGATGGAAGGCACCCTGGTGCAAATCCGTGCTAACGCGGTCGTGATGGCAACGGGCGGCGCTGGCCGTGTATACCGTTACAACACCAACGGCGGCATCGTAACCGGTGACGGTATGGGCATGGCGCTGAGCCACGGCGTTCCACTGCGTGATATGGAATTCGTTCAGTATCACCCAACCGGCCTGCCAGGTTCCGGTATCCTGATGACCGAAGGCTGCCGTGGTGAAGGCGGTATTCTGGTCAACAAGAATGGCTACCGTTATCTGCAAGACTACGGCATGGGCCCGGAAACACCGCTGGGCGAGCCGAAGAACAAATACATGGAACTGGGTCCGCGCGACAAAGTTTCTCAGGCTTTCTGGCACGAATGGCGCAAAGGCAACACCATCTCCACTCCGCGTGGCGATGTCGTTCACCTCGACCTGCGTCACCTCGGCGAGAAAAAACTGCTCGAACGCTTACCGTTCATCTGCGAACTGGCGAAAGCCTACGTGGGTGTCGATCCGGTTAAAGAGCCGATCCCAGTACGTCCGACTGCGCACTACACCATGGGCGGTATCGAAACCGATCAGAACTGCGAAACCCGCATTAAAGGTCTGTTCGCTGTCGGTGAATGTTCGTCTGTTGGCCTGCATGGTGCTAACCGTCTGGGTTCTAACTCTCTGGCAGAACTGGTCGTCTTTGGTCGCCTGGCGGGTGAACAAGCGATGGAGCGTGCTGCGACCACGGGTACAGCTAACGACGCTGCGCTCGAAGCACAGGCTGCTGGCGTTGAAAAACGTCTGAAAGATCTGGTTAACCAGGACGGTAATGAAAACTGGTCTAAGATCCGCGACGAAATGGGTCTGTCTATGGAAGAAGGTTGCGGTATCTACCGTACGCCGGAACTCATGCAGAAAACCGTTGATAAGTTGGCTGAACTGCAGGAACGCTTCAAGCGCGTCCGCATCACGGATAACTCCAGCGTCTTCAACACCGACCTGCTGTACACCATCGAACTGGGTCACGGTCTGAACGTTGCTGAATGTATGGCGCACTCCGCTCTGGCACGTAAAGAATCCCGCGGCGCGCATCAGCGTCTGGATGAAGGCTGCACCGAGCGTGATGACGTGAACTTCCTCAAACATACCCTCGCCTTCCGCGATGCTGATGGCACCACTCGCCTGGATTACAGCGACGTGAAAATCACCACTCTGCCACCTGCTAAACGTGTGTACGGTGGCGAAGCGGAAGCAGCCGATAAAAAGGAGAAGGCGAATGGCTGA